The Candidatus Nitrosocaldus cavascurensis genome segment CAGAAAAATGCATCCTTATAATTAGTGTGGCAGGAGATGTTTACAGAGACGCAGCGGATGCTGTCCGCATAGAACTGACAGAAGCCATGAGTATCCTTAACCGTAAAATGCAATCCATAGAGCCAGTTAAAACAGAAGATGTCCCCTATATCCTCAAAAAACGCCTCTTCGACTTCATAAACCCAAAAATCGCGGAAGCCACAGCCAAAGCCTACATACAACTCTATGAACAGATAAAAGCTCCAAATCACTATCGTACAGCAGAATACAAAAACCGCATAATTGAAACCTATCCATTCCACCCAGAACTTATCGACGTCTTGTATCAACGCTTATCCACAATACCTGGATTCCAGAGAACGCGTGGAGCTCTCCGTCTCCTAGCCCATGTTATACACAAAATGTGGAATGACAGGGAAGAAGACGCCTTCATCATACATCCCTATCACGTGGACTTGGCATCATCAGAAATAGTCCAAGAGCTAACCATACGCCTGAACGAAGAAAGATACGAAAACGCCATAAAGTCTGATGTCTATGCAGAAGGTGGGAGAAAAGCCAAGGCACAACAGAAAGACGAAGACTACAAAAGCTACTTTAAAGCCCCACTATTCCGCAGAGCCTGCAATACCATATACCTCTACAGCCTAATAGGCGCTAAAGAAGAAGCAAAGGGTATAGACACCGAAAACCTAATCGCAGTGTTAGCTACACCAACAAAAGAAGAACATGTCCAATACTACAGAGACCGTGTCCTACCAACCATAGCAGACACTTTCTGGTTCGTAGAACAGATTGGAAACAGATACGTCTTTAAAAAAGAAGCAACTGAAAACCATATAATAGACCAAGAATCCCAAAATGTCCAGAACTCAACAATCATAACAGTTATTAAAACAACCCTCCAAGAACTTTACACAACAGAAGGAAAAGGTCACTTCTTTATAAAAATATTTCCAGAAGACCCAAGCGAAGTAAACGACAACACGGACCTAAAAATTGCCATCCTAAACCCCGTCCTAGGTTACACAATAGCAAGAGAAGAAGAAGTTCCAGACAAGATAGCTCAATTCATACTAAACCGCGACTCAAGGGGCAATCCACGCATCTATAGAAATAACACGTTCCTACTTATCGCAAGGGAAGGCTCTTGGGGAAACCTCCGCGACATAGTCGCAAGGCTAGAAGTAGCCAAAGACCTAGCAAAAGACCCAGAGAAATACGGGATACCTCATGAGAAAAAGAAAAATCTAGAGCAAAAAGTTGCCCAATACAAAATTGCAGTAAACGAAGCCGTCCGAGCTTCATTCACATATATCGTTTACGCCACGAGAAGAGGAAGAATAGAAGCTAAATACTTCCGTCCAAGTGGCTACGGAACAGCCAAGCCAGGACAAGAGATCCTATGGCAAATACTATCAAAGGACCTCCACAGAGTAACTAATGAACCCCTCGACCCAGAATACATAAAAGCGGAAGCATGGCCAAAGCAAACACAGGAAACAACCACCCGTGAACTATATGAAAACATACACAAAATATCCGGTGTGATCCTTCCAGAAACCCAATCCCTCTTCGAACAAACAGTAATTAAAGGCGTAGAAATAGGCACGTGGGTTCTAATACAACAAAACAAGGTATACGCACCGGAGAACCCTCCAACCCATGTCAGAATAAGCTCAGATACGTTTCTGTTATTGCCGGAGGAGGCTGGAAGGCGCAATCACACTGATCCCCGTGGGCATCTATGTCCCAAATGTCTAACCTGGCCATGTCA includes the following:
- a CDS encoding DUF499 domain-containing protein, whose amino-acid sequence is MSMLKHELVPIWDTQACKPKQDILEGKYLQAELALDLYTIAEGTAKPPYHNPESFFQATHQTTTLKQILQDVLSHLAGTRVVNPVLLFDAGFGGGKTHTMAAIYYAVKDPTNPEIKKILETTSIPKNIRTIVIDGSAYGGRGVKRGEHYYLTIWADFLHQLGKTKLALESDTPEGLPDRQTLTQLLKEQPTLILIDELPKYLDLVKDRPELLSKVKHFIHTLTLSVSEAEKCILIISVAGDVYRDAADAVRIELTEAMSILNRKMQSIEPVKTEDVPYILKKRLFDFINPKIAEATAKAYIQLYEQIKAPNHYRTAEYKNRIIETYPFHPELIDVLYQRLSTIPGFQRTRGALRLLAHVIHKMWNDREEDAFIIHPYHVDLASSEIVQELTIRLNEERYENAIKSDVYAEGGRKAKAQQKDEDYKSYFKAPLFRRACNTIYLYSLIGAKEEAKGIDTENLIAVLATPTKEEHVQYYRDRVLPTIADTFWFVEQIGNRYVFKKEATENHIIDQESQNVQNSTIITVIKTTLQELYTTEGKGHFFIKIFPEDPSEVNDNTDLKIAILNPVLGYTIAREEEVPDKIAQFILNRDSRGNPRIYRNNTFLLIAREGSWGNLRDIVARLEVAKDLAKDPEKYGIPHEKKKNLEQKVAQYKIAVNEAVRASFTYIVYATRRGRIEAKYFRPSGYGTAKPGQEILWQILSKDLHRVTNEPLDPEYIKAEAWPKQTQETTTRELYENIHKISGVILPETQSLFEQTVIKGVEIGTWVLIQQNKVYAPENPPTHVRISSDTFLLLPEEAGRRNHTDPRGHLCPKCLTWPCQCSKLTGIGPISLSTAELTRSEMEIFKEWEEFELMRPKLLLEDLEKWIRRESIETITEAEIQMTGTSDIAIQFRNLIRLVKAGKKVSTIVEAKASTDDTNLKLDVRFKADDAGLETPAAKILDDIARWSLQKFEGTIKLKTEDLRINELKQLLETTIKAEEQNIKLGLKIKPKRER